Proteins encoded together in one Lysinibacter cavernae window:
- the gmk gene encoding guanylate kinase codes for MSAAKSSAMPEVDRIAANKAAIAARQARAALKAQLRDGVLSPEDALTLSTDPSSAAHTLRVTDFLLCLPAVGVAKMPRILEQLEISDKKRLGGLGVHQRKRLEQYLRSRLATKGTKKDARPRLTVLAGPTAVGKGTVATYIREHYPEIALSVSATTRAPRPGEVEGKHYYFVTDAEFDRMIAEGELLEYATVHNAYRYGTPRGPIEESSRRGRPVLLEIDLQGARQVRDAMPDARLVFLAPPSWDELVSRLVGRGTESAEEQERRLTTAKVELASQNEFDHVVINDTVERAAESVVHLMKQL; via the coding sequence ATGAGCGCCGCCAAGTCTTCCGCAATGCCTGAGGTTGATCGCATTGCGGCCAATAAGGCAGCGATTGCAGCACGGCAGGCACGGGCCGCGCTGAAGGCTCAGCTCCGTGATGGTGTGCTGAGCCCCGAGGATGCGCTGACACTGTCTACCGATCCGTCGAGCGCTGCCCACACGCTGCGGGTCACCGATTTTCTGCTCTGCCTTCCTGCCGTTGGCGTCGCGAAGATGCCGCGCATCCTTGAGCAACTCGAGATCTCAGACAAAAAACGTCTCGGGGGGCTTGGTGTGCATCAGCGAAAACGACTTGAGCAGTATCTGCGTTCGCGCCTCGCGACCAAGGGTACAAAGAAGGATGCCCGTCCCCGGCTTACGGTCCTCGCCGGCCCAACCGCGGTTGGTAAGGGCACGGTCGCGACGTATATTCGGGAACACTATCCCGAGATCGCACTCTCGGTTTCGGCCACAACGCGCGCGCCCAGGCCAGGAGAGGTTGAGGGAAAGCACTACTATTTTGTGACCGACGCTGAATTTGATCGCATGATCGCAGAGGGCGAGTTGCTTGAGTACGCGACCGTACACAACGCCTACCGCTATGGCACGCCGCGTGGCCCGATTGAAGAATCGTCGCGCCGTGGCCGCCCTGTGCTCCTCGAGATCGATTTGCAGGGGGCGCGACAGGTTCGAGACGCAATGCCAGATGCGAGACTTGTGTTCCTTGCGCCACCGAGCTGGGACGAACTGGTCAGCCGACTTGTTGGTCGCGGTACGGAATCCGCCGAAGAGCAGGAACGCCGGTTGACCACTGCGAAAGTTGAACTTGCCTCGCAAAATGAATTTGATCACGTCGTAATTAACGACACGGTGGAGCGCGCGGCCGAAAGCGTCGTACACTTGATGAAGCAACTATAG
- the pyrF gene encoding orotidine-5'-phosphate decarboxylase, which yields MTTVPSFGARLSSVIGKHGRLCVGIDPHSHLLAGWGLPDTAAGARDFSLRVIDACVDQVAAIKPQIAFYERFGSAGYVVLEEIIAAARQRGLLVIADVKRGDIGTSVQAYADAWLRPGSTLESDAMTISAFQGFGSLVEPLNYTTTAGKGLFLLAATSNPEARDIQQARLNGGYNPSVAASIVAEVQQWNSDHRRDALVGVDRNGPSVGVVGSVGVVLGATLNLEHYDINVNLNRNPLMPVLAPGFGAQGAKLTDANRIFGSMTAATLVSESRSVLNAGPMGIVQAVRERADEVRREVTA from the coding sequence GTGACCACAGTCCCCTCGTTTGGTGCACGACTGAGCTCTGTCATTGGCAAGCACGGTCGGCTGTGTGTTGGCATCGACCCCCATTCCCACTTGCTTGCGGGATGGGGGCTGCCGGACACGGCGGCCGGTGCGCGCGACTTTAGCCTCAGGGTTATTGACGCGTGCGTTGATCAGGTCGCGGCGATCAAGCCACAGATTGCGTTCTATGAGCGCTTCGGCTCCGCCGGGTACGTTGTGCTTGAGGAAATCATCGCGGCTGCGCGCCAGCGAGGGCTCCTCGTGATCGCTGACGTGAAGCGTGGCGATATTGGCACGAGTGTGCAGGCGTATGCAGACGCGTGGCTTCGGCCAGGCAGCACGCTTGAATCCGATGCCATGACCATTTCAGCGTTCCAGGGATTCGGCTCGCTCGTCGAGCCGTTGAACTACACGACCACGGCCGGTAAGGGCCTGTTTCTCCTTGCCGCTACCTCAAACCCTGAGGCCCGCGACATCCAGCAGGCCAGGCTCAACGGTGGGTACAACCCCTCGGTTGCCGCGAGCATTGTTGCCGAGGTGCAGCAGTGGAACAGCGACCACCGACGCGACGCCCTTGTTGGTGTTGACCGCAACGGCCCGAGCGTTGGTGTTGTTGGTTCGGTCGGCGTGGTGCTTGGTGCCACGCTCAACCTTGAGCACTACGACATTAACGTCAATCTCAACCGCAATCCGCTCATGCCCGTTTTGGCACCTGGGTTTGGTGCTCAGGGGGCGAAGCTTACCGATGCGAACCGGATCTTTGGCAGCATGACTGCAGCCACACTCGTCAGCGAATCCCGAAGCGTTCTGAACGCCGGCCCAATGGGCATCGTCCAGGCGGTCAGGGAACGCGCCGACGAGGTTCGCAGGGAGGTGACTGCGTGA
- the carB gene encoding carbamoyl-phosphate synthase large subunit — protein MPKRTDIKSVLVIGSGPIVIGQACEFDYSGTQACRVLREEGVRVILVNSNPATIMTDPDFADATYIEPITSEVIETIIAKEKPDAILPTLGGQTALNAAMELHEQGILEKYNVELIGANVDAIKKGEDRQLFKDLVIAAGAGVAKSYIAHTVEECLEYAEDLGYPLVVRPSFTMGGLGSGFAYTPEELRRIAGDGLHYSPTTEVLLEESILGWKEYELELMRDTSDNTVVVCSIENVDPVGVHTGDSITVAPALTLTDREFQKMRDIGIDIIRAVGVDTGGCNVQFAIDPADGRIIVIEMNPRVSRSSALASKATGFPIAKIAAKLAIGYRLDEIPNDITQVTPASFEPTLDYVVVKVPRFAFEKFPAADPTLTTTMKSVGEVMAIGRNYATALQKALRSLEKKGSSFHWGAESRTAEQLLEESKTPTDGRIVLLQQALRFGATPEQAFEATKIDPWFIDQMVLINEVADEVAASEELSYDLLEYAKNHGFSDAQIAELRNVAESDIRAIRHNLGLRPVFKTVDTCAGEFPALTPYHYSSYDQETEVTPSEGRKVIILGSGPNRIGQGVEFDYSCVHASFALSAAGFETIMINCNPETVSTDYDTSDRLYFEPLTLEDVLEIIHAESKSGEIVGVIVQLGGQTALGLAKGLKAAGIPILGTTPEAIDLAEERGLFSNILDEAGLIAPRNGMAYDFAGAQRIALEIGYPVLVRPSYVLGGRGMEIIYDPASLEDYFVRIADQGIVSQSSPLLVDHFLDDAIEIDVDALYDGEQLYIGGVMEHIEEAGVHSGDSSCTLPPVTLGHDQINQVREATLSIAKGVGVHGLLNVQFAIGQGILYVLEANPRASRTVPFVSKALGIPLAKAASRIMVGETIASLIEEGLLPERDGSRAPLDAPVSVKEAVLPFKRFRTREGLIVDSLLGPEMRSTGEVMGIDRDFPRAFAKSQAAAYGGLPLTGSVFVSVADRDKRAVVLPALRLQELGFELLATSGTAVVLARNGITARTVKKFSQAGDEPSVVDLINNGEVDIVINTPSGRSARADGYEIRAAAVAADKPLFTTIAELTAAVASFSAVRDGFEVTSLQEYAAAREAAK, from the coding sequence ATGCCAAAGCGCACTGACATCAAGTCCGTCCTCGTGATCGGCTCTGGGCCGATCGTTATCGGTCAGGCCTGCGAGTTTGACTACTCCGGAACACAAGCGTGCCGCGTGCTGCGAGAAGAGGGCGTTCGCGTCATCCTCGTCAACTCGAACCCGGCCACGATTATGACCGACCCAGACTTCGCCGACGCGACGTATATCGAGCCGATCACCTCAGAGGTTATCGAGACGATCATTGCGAAGGAGAAGCCCGACGCCATCCTGCCAACACTTGGCGGACAGACCGCGCTCAACGCGGCAATGGAGCTGCACGAGCAGGGCATCCTCGAGAAGTACAACGTCGAGCTCATCGGAGCCAACGTCGACGCCATCAAAAAGGGCGAAGACCGCCAGTTGTTCAAGGACCTCGTGATCGCAGCAGGGGCCGGCGTTGCCAAGTCTTACATTGCGCACACGGTCGAGGAATGCCTCGAATACGCGGAAGACCTCGGATACCCGCTCGTCGTTCGTCCATCGTTCACCATGGGCGGCCTCGGTTCAGGCTTTGCGTACACTCCAGAAGAGCTTCGGCGCATCGCCGGCGACGGCCTGCACTACAGCCCAACCACCGAGGTGCTGCTTGAGGAATCCATCCTCGGTTGGAAAGAGTATGAGCTTGAGCTCATGCGCGACACCTCTGATAACACGGTTGTGGTCTGTTCGATCGAGAACGTTGACCCCGTCGGCGTGCACACCGGTGACTCGATCACGGTTGCGCCCGCTCTGACTCTCACCGACCGCGAGTTCCAGAAGATGCGCGACATCGGCATCGACATCATCCGCGCGGTTGGCGTTGACACCGGTGGGTGTAACGTGCAGTTTGCGATCGACCCTGCGGATGGCCGCATCATCGTTATTGAGATGAACCCGCGTGTATCGCGTTCGTCGGCGCTCGCGTCGAAGGCCACCGGCTTCCCGATCGCCAAGATCGCCGCCAAACTGGCAATCGGCTACCGCCTCGACGAGATCCCCAATGACATCACCCAGGTGACGCCGGCAAGCTTCGAGCCGACCCTCGACTACGTCGTGGTCAAGGTTCCCCGCTTCGCGTTTGAGAAGTTCCCTGCCGCCGACCCAACTCTGACGACCACCATGAAGTCGGTTGGCGAGGTTATGGCCATTGGTCGTAACTATGCGACTGCGCTGCAGAAGGCGCTCCGCTCGCTTGAGAAGAAGGGTTCCTCGTTCCACTGGGGTGCCGAATCGCGCACCGCTGAGCAGCTGCTCGAAGAGAGCAAGACCCCAACCGACGGCCGGATTGTGCTCCTGCAGCAGGCGCTTCGCTTCGGCGCGACGCCAGAGCAGGCCTTCGAGGCGACCAAGATCGACCCGTGGTTCATCGACCAGATGGTGCTCATCAACGAGGTCGCCGACGAGGTCGCCGCCTCAGAGGAGCTCAGCTACGACCTGCTTGAGTACGCCAAGAACCACGGCTTCTCGGATGCCCAGATCGCCGAGCTGCGCAACGTTGCCGAAAGCGACATCCGCGCCATCCGCCACAACCTTGGTCTTCGCCCGGTATTCAAAACGGTTGACACGTGTGCGGGGGAGTTCCCAGCCCTGACGCCGTATCACTACTCGAGCTACGACCAAGAGACCGAGGTGACGCCGAGCGAAGGTCGCAAGGTCATCATCCTCGGCTCAGGGCCAAACCGCATTGGTCAGGGCGTTGAGTTTGACTACTCGTGTGTCCACGCCTCGTTTGCCCTTTCGGCTGCCGGGTTTGAGACCATCATGATCAACTGCAACCCCGAGACGGTTTCGACTGACTACGACACGTCAGACCGCCTTTACTTCGAGCCGCTCACGCTCGAAGACGTGCTTGAGATTATCCATGCAGAGAGCAAGAGCGGCGAGATCGTTGGCGTCATCGTGCAGCTTGGTGGACAGACGGCGCTTGGCCTTGCCAAGGGGCTGAAGGCCGCAGGCATCCCAATTCTGGGCACCACGCCTGAGGCGATCGACCTTGCCGAAGAGCGTGGCCTGTTCTCGAACATCCTTGATGAGGCTGGCTTGATCGCCCCTCGCAACGGAATGGCGTACGACTTTGCCGGTGCCCAGCGCATCGCCCTCGAAATTGGCTACCCCGTTCTTGTGCGCCCGTCGTACGTACTGGGCGGACGCGGCATGGAGATTATCTACGACCCAGCGTCACTTGAAGACTACTTCGTGCGCATCGCCGACCAGGGCATCGTGAGCCAGAGCAGCCCGTTGCTTGTTGACCACTTCCTTGACGACGCCATCGAGATTGACGTTGACGCCCTCTACGACGGTGAGCAACTCTACATTGGTGGCGTTATGGAGCACATCGAAGAGGCGGGTGTCCACTCGGGTGACTCGAGCTGCACCCTTCCTCCCGTCACGCTCGGACACGACCAGATTAACCAGGTTCGCGAGGCGACGCTGTCCATCGCGAAGGGCGTTGGCGTGCACGGGCTGCTCAACGTGCAGTTCGCTATCGGCCAGGGCATCCTGTACGTACTCGAGGCAAACCCGCGCGCGAGCCGCACGGTTCCCTTCGTTTCGAAGGCTCTTGGTATTCCGCTGGCAAAGGCCGCCTCACGCATCATGGTAGGCGAGACCATTGCTTCGCTCATCGAAGAAGGCCTCCTGCCAGAGCGCGACGGATCCCGTGCGCCGCTTGATGCGCCCGTTTCGGTGAAGGAGGCCGTGCTCCCGTTCAAGCGCTTCCGCACCCGCGAGGGCCTCATTGTTGACTCGCTGCTCGGACCTGAGATGCGCTCGACCGGTGAGGTCATGGGCATCGACCGCGACTTCCCTCGCGCCTTTGCCAAGAGCCAGGCTGCTGCCTACGGCGGACTGCCCCTGACCGGTTCAGTATTCGTTTCGGTTGCTGACCGCGATAAGCGTGCGGTTGTGCTTCCAGCCCTCCGTCTTCAGGAGCTTGGCTTTGAGCTGCTCGCGACCTCCGGCACCGCAGTAGTACTTGCCCGCAACGGCATTACCGCGCGCACCGTCAAGAAGTTCTCGCAGGCTGGCGACGAGCCATCGGTTGTTGACCTCATCAATAATGGCGAGGTAGACATCGTTATCAACACGCCGAGCGGTCGTTCAGCGCGTGCGGACGGATACGAAATTCGCGCCGCTGCTGTCGCCGCAGACAAGCCGCTGTTCACCACGATTGCCGAGCTTACGGCCGCAGTAGCGTCGTTCTCAGCTGTCCGTGACGGGTTCGAGGTGACGTCGCTGCAGGAATACGCTGCAGCACGTGAGGCGGCGAAGTAA
- a CDS encoding dihydroorotase, with protein MSESVLVTGATLPSGDRGDILIADGIIRELGGLSSQTADRTIDAEGLIALPGLVDLHTHLREPGFEQSETVLTGTQAAAAGGFTAVFAMANTLPVSDTAGVVEQVYSLGKQAGYATVRPIGAVTRGLEGEQLSEIGAMAHSRAQVRVFSDDGKCVHDSLLMRRALEYVSTFDGVIAQHAQDPRLTEGAQMNEGALSSELGLKGWPAVAEESIIARDVLLAEHVGARLHICHLSTAGSVEVIRWAKARGINVTAEATPHHLLLTEDLVRSYDARYKVNPPLRRDEDVHALRAAVADGTIDIIATDHAPHPSEAKECEWDSAAFGMVGLESALPVVQTALVETGLIGWDDVARLLSKAPATIGGLAGAGELRVGGVADITLHDPAASSVFGLGDLAGKSLNSPFLDMTLSGSIRYTLHNGYLTVDDGAVVAADTVAAYAARFNEGF; from the coding sequence ATGAGCGAATCCGTACTGGTAACGGGGGCAACGCTTCCGTCGGGCGATCGTGGCGACATTCTGATCGCGGATGGCATTATCCGCGAGCTTGGCGGGCTGTCATCGCAAACCGCAGACCGCACCATCGACGCCGAAGGGCTCATTGCGCTTCCCGGTCTTGTCGATCTGCACACGCATCTTCGCGAGCCAGGGTTTGAGCAGAGCGAAACGGTGTTGACCGGAACGCAGGCTGCTGCCGCCGGTGGCTTCACCGCCGTCTTTGCCATGGCAAACACGCTTCCGGTGTCAGACACGGCCGGCGTTGTTGAGCAGGTCTACTCGCTTGGCAAGCAGGCCGGGTACGCAACGGTTCGCCCGATTGGCGCCGTCACGCGTGGCCTAGAGGGCGAGCAACTGAGCGAAATAGGTGCCATGGCACACTCACGGGCTCAGGTTCGGGTGTTCTCTGATGACGGCAAATGTGTGCACGACTCGCTTTTGATGCGTCGTGCCCTTGAATACGTGAGCACGTTTGACGGCGTTATCGCACAGCACGCACAAGACCCACGCCTCACCGAAGGCGCGCAGATGAACGAGGGTGCGCTGTCGAGCGAGCTTGGCCTCAAGGGCTGGCCGGCCGTCGCCGAAGAATCGATCATCGCGAGGGATGTTCTGCTCGCCGAGCATGTTGGTGCCCGTCTCCACATTTGTCACCTGTCGACCGCCGGTTCGGTCGAGGTCATCCGCTGGGCGAAGGCCCGCGGCATCAACGTGACCGCAGAGGCTACGCCGCACCACCTGCTGTTGACCGAAGACCTCGTGCGCAGTTACGACGCGCGCTATAAGGTCAACCCTCCGCTTCGACGTGACGAGGACGTGCACGCCTTGCGCGCCGCCGTCGCCGACGGAACCATCGACATTATCGCGACAGATCACGCCCCGCACCCGAGCGAAGCGAAAGAGTGCGAGTGGGACTCGGCTGCCTTTGGCATGGTCGGACTCGAATCGGCGCTGCCAGTTGTCCAAACCGCGCTGGTCGAAACCGGTCTGATTGGCTGGGACGACGTCGCGCGCCTGCTCTCAAAGGCGCCGGCCACCATTGGCGGCCTCGCAGGAGCTGGCGAGTTGCGGGTTGGGGGAGTCGCCGATATTACGCTGCACGACCCCGCCGCTTCGAGTGTGTTTGGCCTTGGTGATCTTGCCGGAAAGAGCCTCAACAGCCCGTTCCTCGACATGACACTCAGCGGCTCGATTCGCTACACACTGCACAACGGCTACCTCACGGTCGACGATGGTGCCGTTGTTGCCGCAGACACCGTCGCGGCCTATGCCGCCCGATTCAACGAGGGATTCTAA
- the carA gene encoding glutamine-hydrolyzing carbamoyl-phosphate synthase small subunit, with the protein MSFTTAAQPAVLVLEDGRRFAGSAYGATGQTLGEVVFSTGMTGYQETLTDPSYAGQIVMMTAPHIGNTGMNDEDMESRQIWVNGFVVRDPARKVSNFRAERSLDDDLVANNVVGISGIDTRAVTRHIRAAGAMRAGIFSGADAALSDDEQLAIVQTGADMKGLNLSTVVSTPEAYTMPAEGEFVGKMAVLDLGVKRATLNYLTQHGFELHVMPASSTADDIRAIGADALFYSNGPGDPAASDDHVNLLRTLLKEGMPYFGICFGNQLLGRALGFDTYKLPFGHRGINQPVWDKVKGRVEITAQNHGFAVDAPIEGIVESPAGLGRVEVSHYSLNDNVVEGLRCLDLPAFSVQYHPEAAAGPHDAFYLFDRFRELLRSGALTQEASPEQTAHVMTKTSVANTPAANGESK; encoded by the coding sequence GTGAGTTTCACCACTGCAGCACAACCCGCGGTTCTCGTTCTCGAGGATGGCCGCCGCTTTGCGGGATCCGCATACGGCGCAACGGGCCAGACCCTCGGGGAGGTCGTGTTTTCGACCGGAATGACCGGCTACCAAGAGACGCTGACCGACCCGTCATATGCCGGGCAGATCGTCATGATGACGGCACCACACATTGGCAACACCGGTATGAACGACGAAGACATGGAGTCGCGTCAGATTTGGGTCAACGGCTTTGTTGTGCGCGACCCCGCACGCAAGGTGTCAAACTTCCGTGCAGAGCGCAGCCTTGACGACGATCTTGTCGCCAATAACGTTGTTGGTATCAGCGGCATCGATACGCGAGCCGTAACGCGTCACATCCGCGCCGCCGGTGCGATGCGCGCCGGAATTTTCTCCGGAGCAGATGCTGCGCTGAGCGACGATGAGCAGCTTGCGATCGTCCAGACCGGTGCGGACATGAAGGGCCTGAACCTCTCGACCGTTGTGTCAACCCCTGAGGCGTACACCATGCCTGCCGAGGGCGAGTTTGTTGGCAAGATGGCCGTGCTCGACCTCGGTGTGAAGCGCGCAACCCTCAACTACCTCACGCAGCACGGCTTCGAACTGCACGTCATGCCGGCATCCAGCACGGCCGACGACATCCGCGCAATTGGCGCTGACGCCCTGTTTTACTCAAACGGACCGGGTGACCCCGCCGCATCCGACGACCACGTCAACCTGCTGCGCACACTGCTCAAAGAAGGCATGCCGTACTTCGGTATCTGCTTCGGCAACCAGCTGCTCGGCCGCGCGCTTGGCTTCGACACCTATAAGCTGCCGTTTGGTCACCGCGGCATCAACCAGCCGGTCTGGGACAAGGTCAAGGGCCGCGTTGAGATCACGGCGCAGAACCACGGCTTTGCGGTGGATGCCCCAATTGAGGGCATCGTCGAGTCGCCAGCTGGCCTCGGCCGCGTTGAGGTCAGCCACTACAGCCTGAACGACAACGTTGTTGAGGGCCTCCGTTGCCTCGACCTGCCGGCCTTCTCTGTCCAGTACCACCCAGAGGCCGCTGCCGGACCACACGACGCCTTTTACCTCTTCGACCGCTTCCGTGAACTGCTCCGCAGCGGGGCGCTCACCCAAGAGGCATCGCCGGAACAGACGGCACACGTTATGACCAAGACTTCTGTAGCAAACACGCCCGCAGCAAACGGAGAAAGCAAGTAA
- the rpoZ gene encoding DNA-directed RNA polymerase subunit omega codes for MPNAQGIIDPPIDELLAKVESKYALVIFASKRARQINDYYADLHEGSLLDNVGPLVDSTVEDKPLSVALHEIGENKLHLRSAAN; via the coding sequence ATGCCAAACGCACAAGGAATTATTGACCCACCCATCGACGAGCTGCTCGCGAAGGTTGAGTCAAAGTACGCCCTCGTGATTTTCGCCTCGAAGCGTGCCCGTCAGATCAACGATTACTACGCAGATCTGCACGAGGGAAGCCTTCTCGACAACGTCGGCCCACTCGTCGACTCCACGGTCGAAGACAAGCCGCTTTCCGTTGCCCTGCACGAAATCGGCGAGAACAAGCTCCACCTTCGTTCAGCGGCTAACTAG